In the genome of Deinococcus sedimenti, the window GACGCTCACGCTGGGGTCGTCGAGGCTCAGGCCGCTTTCGAGGTCGAAGGCGTGCTTGAGGAGGGGTGAGGCGACCTTCACGCGCGTCTCACCGCTTACGGTGTAGCTGCCGGTCAGGCCGCGCGACAGGACGTTCGCGCCGGTGTACGGGTCGCGGTTGCCGGTGGCGTAGACGCGCCCGCCGACGCGGAACACCGCGACCTGCTGACCTTGAATCAGGGCGCACACGCCGGTGCCGGGCAGGATGTCCTCCAGGGCGCACACGCGCGTCCAGGGAATCGGGGGGTGGGTGGTGGGGGCGGTGAGGGTCATGGCGCGTCTCCTTGCGGGGGCTGCGGGGTTCAGGGTGCGGGGCGGAGTTCAGTGGCGTGTCAGGTCACGGGTTGCGCGGGGGCCGGGGGTCAGTCGCCGCCGAGCATCGGCAGGGGGTAGAGGTGCGGCGCGTCGGCCGGGCGGATCTGGCCGCGTTCGTCGACCCACTGCACGCCCTCGTCGCGGGCGTCGCTGTTCACGAAGGTGCGGAAGCGGGCGCGGATCGCGGGGTCATTCACGGCGGCCGCCCACTCGTCCCGGTAGGTGCCGACGTGCCGGGCCATCTCGGCGTCCAGGTCGGCGCAGATTCCCAGGCGGTCGTCGATGATCACGCTCCGCAGGTAGTCCAGGCCACCCTCCAGGTTCTCCAGCCAGGTGCTGGTGCGCTGCAGGCGGTCGGCGGTGCGGACGTAGAACATCAGGTAGCGGTCGAGCAGGGTGATGACCTCGTCCTCGCTGAGGTCGCTGGCAAGCAGCACCGCGTGTTTGGGCGTCACGCCGCCGTTCCCGCCGACGTACACGTTCCAGCCCTTCTCGGTGGCGATGATCCCGAAGTCCTTACTGCGGGCCTCGGCGCACTCGCGGG includes:
- the nirD gene encoding nitrite reductase small subunit NirD gives rise to the protein MTLTAPTTHPPIPWTRVCALEDILPGTGVCALIQGQQVAVFRVGGRVYATGNRDPYTGANVLSRGLTGSYTVSGETRVKVASPLLKHAFDLESGLSLDDPSVSVPVYATRTEGGDVWTGSLA